The following coding sequences are from one Mesorhizobium onobrychidis window:
- a CDS encoding potassium channel family protein produces MRRSFFYALVQQLRVVWPIFSGILLAMAGCGLIIGRIENWRVDEALYFTFVTGLTIGYGDFSPQHLLTRLLAIAIGFAGIVMTGLVAAVAVQALRAAERNLLNEAGNGPLDQRDP; encoded by the coding sequence TTGAGACGCAGCTTCTTTTATGCGCTCGTGCAGCAGCTTCGCGTGGTCTGGCCGATCTTCTCCGGCATCCTTCTCGCCATGGCGGGATGCGGGCTGATCATCGGGCGTATTGAAAATTGGCGCGTCGACGAAGCTCTGTACTTCACCTTCGTGACGGGTCTTACGATCGGCTACGGCGATTTCTCGCCACAGCACCTTCTGACGCGGTTACTGGCGATAGCAATCGGTTTTGCCGGCATAGTGATGACAGGCCTCGTTGCGGCGGTCGCCGTGCAGGCGCTGAGGGCGGCTGAGCGCAATCTCCTGAATGAGGCTGGAAATGGGCCCCTTGATCAAAGAGATCCGTAG
- the cax gene encoding calcium/proton exchanger: MGPLIKEIRSNVVLWLLAFVPVVFVVRQLEPEAHTLLFVLSVLAIVPLATLLSAATESVASKTGDTVGGLLNATLGNLTELVIALTALQAGQYTLVKASIAGAIVANTLFMLGASFLLGGIKYHVQEYNRVSARLQTSLLFLATIAMVTPSMVAQVDSVATSAFTQQLSVGLSVLLISAYAMGLVFSLKTHRELFSGTAHAEDGEAWPMGLALGTLAAVTVLVALVSEVFVESVQEAAVAFGMTPAFVGFIVVALVGGSAEMAAAFAGARRNRLDLSVGIALGAASQIALFVAPMMVLLSYVIGPAPMDLLFWPGAVVMVLIATITAFLMTNNGRSAWFVGVLLLMVYLIFAMTIYLLPPQV; this comes from the coding sequence ATGGGCCCCTTGATCAAAGAGATCCGTAGCAACGTCGTACTCTGGCTTTTGGCGTTTGTTCCGGTGGTATTCGTCGTCCGGCAATTGGAGCCGGAAGCGCACACGCTGCTCTTTGTGCTCTCGGTGCTGGCGATTGTACCGCTGGCCACCTTGCTGAGCGCGGCTACCGAGTCGGTCGCGTCCAAGACGGGCGATACGGTCGGCGGGCTGCTGAATGCCACGTTGGGAAACCTGACGGAACTGGTCATTGCGCTGACTGCGCTGCAAGCCGGCCAGTACACGTTGGTGAAGGCTTCTATCGCCGGAGCAATCGTCGCCAATACTCTGTTCATGTTGGGCGCCTCGTTCCTGCTAGGCGGTATCAAGTATCATGTGCAGGAGTACAACAGGGTCAGCGCCAGGCTGCAAACCAGCCTGCTGTTCCTCGCTACGATCGCGATGGTGACCCCGTCCATGGTGGCGCAAGTCGATTCCGTTGCCACGTCCGCGTTCACCCAGCAGCTGAGCGTTGGATTGTCGGTGCTGCTCATCAGCGCCTACGCGATGGGCCTGGTCTTCTCGCTGAAGACCCATCGAGAACTTTTCAGCGGCACGGCCCATGCGGAAGACGGCGAAGCGTGGCCGATGGGCCTGGCTCTCGGAACGTTGGCAGCGGTGACAGTGCTTGTTGCTCTGGTAAGCGAAGTGTTCGTCGAGTCGGTGCAGGAGGCTGCGGTCGCGTTCGGCATGACCCCCGCCTTCGTGGGTTTCATCGTCGTTGCGTTGGTGGGCGGTTCCGCCGAGATGGCGGCGGCGTTTGCCGGCGCGCGAAGGAACCGGCTGGACCTGAGCGTGGGCATCGCGCTTGGGGCCGCATCACAGATCGCGCTTTTCGTTGCCCCGATGATGGTGCTCCTCAGCTATGTCATCGGCCCTGCTCCGATGGACCTTCTGTTCTGGCCGGGCGCGGTCGTCATGGTGCTTATCGCGACGATAACGGCATTTCTGATGACCAATAACGGACGTTCCGCATGGTTCGTCGGAGTGCTCCTGCTGATGGTCTATCTGATCTTCGCCATGACGATCTACCTTCTGCCACCGCAAGTTTAG
- the ydiK gene encoding AI-2E family transporter YdiK, with product MVFIGSLLIASFWVMQPFLPAIVWATTLVLATWPLMLWLQRHTGNRRGLAVLIMTLTLLLLVIVPFWLALSTVIANIDKVGDLVRTILSMRLPPPPSWLEGVPLVGARAAEAWEKLNSAGVQELVQRLTPYAGTLTYWFASATGSLGGMFIHFLLTTAIAAIMYSGGERAAATAILFGRRLGGVRGETAVKLAGQAIRSVALGVVVTAVAQSAVAGIGLAVAGVPYAAVLMALIFILCLIQLGPVLVMAPAVIWMYYSGDTLWATVLLAFTIVAATMDQFIRPVLIRRGADLPMLLILAGVIGGLVAFGILGIFIGPTVLAVAYTLLNAWMADGDDREPPGETP from the coding sequence GTGGTGTTCATCGGCAGTCTTCTCATCGCCAGCTTCTGGGTGATGCAGCCGTTTCTGCCGGCGATCGTATGGGCCACGACGTTGGTGCTTGCCACCTGGCCGCTCATGCTCTGGTTGCAGCGCCATACCGGCAACCGCCGCGGCCTTGCCGTCCTGATCATGACGCTGACCTTGCTGCTGCTTGTGATCGTGCCCTTCTGGCTGGCGCTCAGCACGGTCATCGCGAACATCGACAAGGTTGGCGACCTGGTCCGGACTATCCTGTCGATGCGACTGCCACCGCCACCCAGCTGGCTGGAGGGAGTGCCCCTGGTTGGAGCACGCGCTGCCGAAGCATGGGAGAAACTGAACTCGGCGGGCGTTCAGGAACTGGTCCAAAGACTGACCCCTTATGCCGGAACGCTGACCTACTGGTTCGCGTCAGCCACCGGAAGTTTGGGTGGCATGTTCATACATTTCCTGCTGACGACCGCGATTGCCGCGATCATGTATTCGGGCGGTGAACGGGCCGCCGCCACCGCAATTCTCTTCGGTCGCCGGCTGGGCGGCGTTCGTGGAGAGACCGCGGTAAAGCTAGCCGGCCAGGCGATCCGAAGCGTGGCCTTAGGCGTAGTGGTGACCGCCGTTGCGCAAAGCGCCGTAGCGGGTATCGGGCTGGCCGTGGCCGGCGTGCCCTATGCCGCCGTGCTCATGGCATTGATCTTCATTTTGTGTCTGATCCAGCTCGGTCCGGTCCTGGTAATGGCTCCAGCAGTGATCTGGATGTATTATTCGGGCGACACGCTTTGGGCGACGGTGTTGCTGGCCTTTACCATCGTCGCCGCGACAATGGATCAATTTATTCGCCCTGTTCTCATCCGCAGAGGCGCCGACTTGCCTATGCTGCTTATCCTGGCCGGGGTCATCGGCGGCCTGGTAGCGTTTGGCATACTGGGCATTTTCATAGGCCCGACGGTCCTCGCGGTCGCCTATACGCTGCTCAATGCGTGGATGGCGGATGGCGATGATAGAGAACCTCCTGGGGAAACGCCATGA
- a CDS encoding VIT1/CCC1 transporter family protein, whose product MNGPDPVRPVLDPIDRLSEVIFGLLMALSFTGTMSVAVGEGDKVGAVLMAALGCNLAWGIVDGVMFALTTAVERVKRLNFLEAIRVMPLAEARRVFLSELPKDVRLVTSEADAESIVTRIRSLPASDNRRIVNIRDVRAAVSICLLVILSTLPPSMPFLFIDDLPTAMRASNAVAVAMLFLIGARLGKYMGRSPWPMALAMAAIGSVLVVTTIALGG is encoded by the coding sequence ATGAACGGTCCCGATCCCGTTAGACCCGTGCTCGACCCCATCGACCGTCTGTCGGAGGTAATTTTCGGACTATTGATGGCGCTTTCCTTCACAGGCACCATGAGCGTCGCGGTTGGCGAAGGCGACAAGGTGGGGGCCGTGCTGATGGCTGCCCTGGGCTGCAACCTCGCTTGGGGAATTGTCGACGGCGTCATGTTTGCCTTGACGACAGCTGTGGAGCGGGTGAAGCGCCTAAATTTCCTTGAGGCCATCCGCGTCATGCCCCTGGCAGAGGCGCGGCGCGTCTTCCTCTCCGAGTTGCCGAAGGACGTCCGCCTGGTCACATCCGAGGCCGACGCCGAAAGTATCGTCACGCGCATCAGATCTCTTCCAGCATCCGACAATCGGCGCATTGTGAACATTCGGGATGTCAGAGCTGCAGTTTCAATCTGCTTGCTGGTCATCCTATCGACGCTTCCACCCAGCATGCCGTTCCTGTTCATCGACGATCTGCCGACGGCGATGCGCGCGTCGAACGCGGTAGCCGTCGCCATGCTGTTTTTGATCGGCGCACGGCTCGGCAAATATATGGGCAGAAGCCCTTGGCCGATGGCTCTGGCCATGGCGGCAATCGGTAGCGTCTTGGTAGTTACGACTATAGCGCTTGGAGGGTGA
- a CDS encoding bile acid:sodium symporter family protein, with product MLMDLLNKAVTVAMLGFVVSSMLAMGSGLTIRQIVEPLRNARLVLLALLANFVLMPLGALALAKVLWLDNPLAVGMLVLGCAAGAPFLPKLAELAKGNLAFSVGVMVLLTVVTVGYLPIVMPLLLPGVTVDPWNIARSLVLLMLLPLAIGLALKARYEELASRVKPMLDWISNISLILLMLLITAANIDKVLQVFGTRGILAGLLFVALGFGIGWLLGGPETGTRWVMALGTSQRNIAAALVVANQSFSDPQVVVMVIVVAIVGLIILMPLSRALANR from the coding sequence ATGCTGATGGACTTGTTGAACAAAGCGGTCACTGTGGCCATGCTTGGTTTTGTGGTTTCAAGCATGCTGGCAATGGGTTCGGGGCTCACCATCCGGCAGATCGTTGAACCGCTGCGCAATGCCCGTCTGGTCCTGCTTGCACTGTTGGCCAATTTCGTCTTGATGCCCCTTGGCGCGCTTGCCTTGGCGAAGGTGCTCTGGCTCGATAACCCCCTCGCAGTCGGGATGTTGGTGCTCGGATGCGCGGCGGGAGCGCCGTTCTTGCCGAAGCTCGCCGAACTTGCCAAGGGCAACCTCGCGTTCTCCGTTGGCGTTATGGTGCTTCTGACGGTTGTCACGGTCGGTTACCTGCCTATCGTCATGCCCTTGCTGCTCCCGGGGGTCACTGTTGATCCGTGGAACATTGCTCGTTCCCTCGTCCTCCTGATGCTACTCCCGCTCGCCATCGGACTTGCCCTGAAGGCGCGATACGAAGAATTGGCCAGTCGGGTGAAGCCCATGCTCGACTGGATTTCCAACATCAGCCTCATCCTGCTGATGTTGTTAATCACTGCAGCGAACATCGACAAGGTTCTACAAGTCTTCGGCACACGAGGAATTCTTGCAGGGCTTCTGTTTGTCGCATTGGGCTTTGGGATTGGTTGGTTGCTCGGCGGTCCTGAGACCGGCACGAGATGGGTCATGGCGCTCGGTACTAGCCAGCGCAACATTGCCGCTGCACTCGTGGTCGCGAACCAAAGCTTCAGCGACCCACAAGTGGTCGTAATGGTAATTGTTGTCGCGATCGTCGGATTGATCATCCTCATGCCGCTTTCTCGTGCGTTGGCCAATCGTTGA